The following proteins are encoded in a genomic region of Desulfuribacillus stibiiarsenatis:
- the mntR gene encoding transcriptional regulator MntR, with protein sequence MADKEKFFTARGYEISADEDTLTPSMEDYIEMIYRLSGNVGHTRTHDLASSLNVQPPSVTKMIQKLNDKNLIVYEKYGNIQLTVQGQELGKYFLERHNIVKNFLIVLGIEENVQKHVEQIEHYIGWNTFQAFQTFVEFMEENEHIQKQYITFRNNREKFLLSEKNTL encoded by the coding sequence TTGGCTGACAAAGAGAAGTTCTTCACCGCAAGGGGTTATGAAATATCAGCAGATGAGGACACACTAACACCGAGTATGGAAGACTATATCGAGATGATTTATCGCCTTAGTGGTAACGTAGGGCATACTAGGACCCATGATTTGGCTAGTAGTTTAAACGTACAACCCCCATCGGTAACAAAAATGATTCAAAAGCTCAATGATAAGAACTTAATTGTGTATGAGAAGTATGGAAATATACAATTGACTGTGCAAGGACAGGAGCTAGGGAAATACTTTCTAGAACGGCATAACATTGTGAAAAATTTCCTCATAGTATTAGGTATAGAGGAAAATGTGCAGAAGCACGTCGAGCAAATCGAGCATTATATAGGCTGGAATACGTTTCAAGCATTCCAGACCTTCGTAGAATTTATGGAAGAAAATGAACATATCCAAAAACAATACATTACGTTTCGAAACAATCGGGAAAAGTTCTTACTTTCTGAAAAAAATACGTTATAA
- a CDS encoding NfeD family protein gives MFSEWIWLGITILFIILEVAVTSFLFIWFAIGALAAFLFSFFIDNMWIQITIFVVVSTVAIFVTKPYVKKLKVGNVKTNVEGLTGQECLVIETIDNSLDLGRVKLRDVDWRAVSIRDEIIESGVRVVIEEVEGNVLKVRKK, from the coding sequence TTGTTTTCAGAGTGGATATGGCTAGGGATTACTATTTTATTCATTATTCTTGAAGTTGCCGTTACAAGTTTTTTGTTTATTTGGTTTGCAATAGGGGCGCTTGCTGCTTTCTTATTTAGCTTTTTTATTGATAATATGTGGATTCAAATAACGATATTTGTTGTCGTATCTACTGTTGCTATTTTTGTTACAAAACCCTATGTCAAAAAATTAAAGGTTGGTAATGTAAAGACAAACGTCGAAGGGCTTACTGGGCAGGAGTGCCTTGTTATCGAGACAATTGATAACTCGTTAGATCTAGGCAGGGTAAAACTAAGGGATGTTGATTGGAGAGCTGTATCGATTCGTGATGAAATTATTGAAAGCGGAGTTCGTGTTGTAATAGAGGAAGTCGAGGGGAATGTTTTAAAAGTTCGAAAAAAATAA
- a CDS encoding heavy metal translocating P-type ATPase, translating into MKQFYTEHLRDFNIAIITAILIILSITDLLPEIFLIDTALIAALIGGFPIYSSAVRALLFQRKTKIGLLVTIAMIAAISIGEYLAAAEVAFIMIIGELLETYSVRKSAKALEHLLHIVPTEARKVSAIHDSAETIISTNEIKIGDILLVKPGERIPADGSVVAGNTFVDESPLTGESKSVEKCIGESVFGGSLNQSQAIYVQVDKVGEDSLIGRVLQLVKKAQEEKAPIQRIIDRVASWFVPMSVTIAAIVFLVTQDIVRAVTVLIVFCPCGMLLSTPTAVMTAVGRGAQLGILIKGAQALESISKVKTIIFDKTGTLTKGEPEVIDIVVTDSEWNQKRLYEVAASLEGFSEHHIAKAITKAATKNGITWELASEWETVAGIGMEGTVNGVKVFIGNEKVLEHLQEEIPKTAIDTRKIWDDTGHTTIYIVHKDKLVGMIAIDDPIRENALATVRELRKAKIQDIRMATGDNEYVAKRIATRLEIGNVYASLLPGQKLDLVKELQKSGHKVLMVGDGINDAPALMQADVGVAMGKTGTDVAIEAADIALLSDSIDKIPQAIQLSKRTVNTIKTNLWLANGINVLALIAAAYGWIGPVMAAIVHNFGAIIVVLNSLRLYRFHRQKKQDHSIIEQELIIGRT; encoded by the coding sequence GTGAAACAATTTTATACAGAGCATTTGCGAGACTTTAATATAGCTATTATTACTGCAATTTTGATAATTCTTTCTATAACCGACTTGCTTCCGGAAATATTTCTTATAGACACGGCACTTATTGCAGCGCTTATCGGTGGGTTTCCAATCTATAGTAGTGCGGTTCGTGCTTTATTATTTCAGCGAAAAACAAAGATTGGCCTTTTAGTTACGATTGCCATGATAGCAGCAATCTCCATTGGGGAGTATCTAGCGGCTGCGGAAGTGGCGTTCATTATGATTATTGGTGAATTGCTAGAAACATATTCGGTCAGAAAGTCCGCGAAAGCCTTAGAACACTTGTTACATATAGTACCAACGGAAGCAAGAAAGGTAAGCGCGATTCACGATTCCGCAGAGACTATCATATCTACTAATGAAATTAAAATAGGAGATATATTACTTGTAAAACCCGGGGAACGAATTCCTGCCGATGGCTCCGTAGTCGCGGGCAATACATTTGTAGATGAATCTCCCCTTACAGGTGAATCAAAGTCTGTTGAGAAATGTATAGGAGAATCTGTTTTTGGCGGCAGCTTAAACCAGAGTCAAGCCATCTACGTACAGGTAGATAAAGTAGGGGAAGACTCCCTGATTGGTCGAGTGTTGCAGCTTGTGAAGAAGGCCCAAGAAGAAAAAGCGCCTATCCAAAGAATCATAGATCGCGTGGCAAGTTGGTTTGTACCTATGAGTGTAACGATAGCAGCAATCGTTTTTTTGGTCACACAAGATATAGTTCGTGCGGTAACAGTGTTAATAGTTTTCTGCCCGTGCGGGATGCTTTTAAGTACTCCTACTGCTGTCATGACGGCTGTAGGTAGGGGAGCGCAACTTGGTATTTTAATCAAGGGAGCACAGGCACTGGAATCGATCAGTAAAGTGAAGACGATTATATTTGATAAAACGGGTACCCTTACGAAAGGCGAACCTGAGGTTATTGATATTGTGGTAACAGACTCAGAGTGGAATCAGAAACGTTTATATGAGGTAGCAGCGAGTCTAGAAGGATTTTCTGAGCATCATATAGCAAAGGCAATTACAAAAGCGGCTACGAAGAATGGCATCACTTGGGAACTAGCGAGTGAGTGGGAAACTGTAGCAGGAATTGGAATGGAAGGAACAGTAAATGGTGTAAAAGTATTTATAGGTAATGAAAAAGTATTGGAACATCTCCAAGAGGAAATACCAAAGACTGCGATAGATACGCGGAAAATTTGGGATGATACAGGACACACGACAATCTATATCGTTCATAAGGATAAACTCGTTGGAATGATTGCAATCGACGATCCTATCCGAGAAAATGCTCTAGCTACGGTGCGAGAATTAAGAAAAGCAAAGATACAAGACATTCGAATGGCCACAGGTGACAATGAATATGTGGCAAAGAGAATTGCTACTAGATTAGAAATCGGAAATGTATATGCCTCTTTACTGCCAGGTCAGAAATTAGACCTTGTAAAGGAGCTTCAGAAGAGTGGACACAAAGTGCTAATGGTTGGCGATGGAATTAATGATGCTCCTGCACTGATGCAAGCAGATGTTGGAGTAGCCATGGGGAAAACGGGAACGGATGTGGCAATTGAAGCAGCGGATATAGCCCTTCTTTCAGACTCGATTGACAAAATTCCACAGGCTATTCAATTAAGTAAACGTACGGTAAATACTATTAAAACAAATCTCTGGCTGGCGAATGGCATTAACGTACTTGCATTAATCGCAGCGGCGTATGGGTGGATTGGTCCTGTAATGGCAGCTATTGTTCATAACTTCGGTGCTATCATCGTTGTATTAAATTCATTACGTCTGTATCGATTCCATAGACAGAAAAAACAAGATCATTCTATTATTGAGCAAGAATTGATAATTGGACGAACATAA
- a CDS encoding DUF488 domain-containing protein → MKKLYTIGHSTHSNEYFLTLLKQNQINCVIDVRSMPYSKYASQYNRDELKKYLKNNGLFYIFMGKEFGARQTDKSLFSSDGYVDFEKVIKTPSFKNGMDRVYDGLQKGFNIAFMCAEKDPMDCHRNILVARAFYVQNCQVVNILNDGRLETQEEVYQRLLDYYFPTREQRTIMDFLDGEKSENELIQEALRLRNKKIAYSEDESEAVPLI, encoded by the coding sequence TTGAAAAAGCTTTATACTATAGGTCATTCTACTCATTCAAACGAATATTTTTTAACGTTATTAAAACAAAATCAAATAAATTGTGTCATTGATGTTAGAAGTATGCCTTATTCAAAATATGCGTCTCAATATAACAGAGACGAACTTAAGAAATATTTAAAGAACAATGGATTATTTTATATATTTATGGGTAAGGAATTTGGTGCACGTCAAACAGATAAATCGCTGTTTTCAAGTGACGGTTACGTAGATTTTGAAAAAGTAATTAAAACTCCTTCATTTAAAAATGGAATGGACAGGGTTTATGATGGATTACAAAAAGGGTTTAATATAGCTTTTATGTGTGCAGAAAAAGACCCAATGGATTGTCATAGAAATATTCTTGTAGCTAGAGCGTTTTATGTGCAAAATTGTCAAGTTGTTAACATTCTTAATGATGGAAGACTGGAGACTCAAGAAGAAGTTTATCAGAGGCTTTTAGATTATTATTTTCCCACTAGAGAACAAAGAACAATTATGGATTTTTTAGATGGGGAAAAATCAGAAAATGAATTAATACAAGAAGCATTACGCTTAAGAAATAAAAAGATTGCTTATAGCGAAGATGAGAGCGAGGCGGTGCCGTTAATATGA
- a CDS encoding dual OB domain-containing protein encodes MKKEIIILTKSIKRNEYCVAGIEVSTGEWIRIVSNDRSSEYAILKKHMNYADGTEADIFDVVEVDFIKPVGTDIQPENWLLNDAIKWVKRRKSNVSEILQLHPFDTPSYIFYNTSNAITKREIDLNNHRSLLLVKVSNASVFIKTYERKRYSICFSYNGNSYKFISITDIPIRSKFNNKIDGFYNLGDNISVVFSLADEYKGQYYKIAAQIL; translated from the coding sequence GTGAAAAAAGAAATAATAATTTTAACAAAATCAATAAAAAGAAATGAGTACTGTGTTGCGGGAATAGAAGTATCAACAGGAGAATGGATTAGAATTGTGTCAAATGATAGATCTTCTGAATATGCAATACTAAAGAAGCATATGAATTATGCAGATGGAACAGAAGCAGATATATTTGATGTTGTTGAAGTAGATTTCATTAAACCAGTAGGTACTGACATTCAGCCAGAAAACTGGTTACTCAATGATGCAATTAAATGGGTAAAACGCAGGAAATCTAATGTAAGTGAGATACTACAGTTGCATCCATTTGATACACCAAGCTATATTTTTTATAATACGTCTAATGCAATTACAAAAAGAGAAATTGATTTAAATAACCATCGCTCTTTGCTGTTGGTAAAAGTTTCGAATGCATCTGTGTTTATAAAGACTTATGAGCGCAAAAGATACAGTATATGCTTCTCATATAATGGAAATAGTTATAAATTTATCTCAATCACAGATATACCGATTCGTAGTAAATTTAATAACAAAATCGATGGTTTTTATAATCTTGGTGATAATATTTCTGTAGTTTTTAGCCTTGCGGATGAATACAAAGGTCAATATTATAAAATTGCTGCACAAATTTTATAA
- a CDS encoding DUF488 domain-containing protein: protein MKLFTIGFTKKPASTFFDLLKNNNVKTVIDIRLNNYSQLAGFAKGNDLKYFLKEICNIDYTHNIDLAPTKEILDNYKTKKIIWSEYVDQFTDLLENRYMAEYISKNISEFENACLLCSELKPDKCHRSLVAEYIKKSYQESNFEIKHL, encoded by the coding sequence ATGAAGCTATTTACCATAGGTTTTACAAAGAAGCCTGCCAGTACATTTTTTGATTTGCTAAAAAACAATAATGTAAAGACGGTAATAGATATTAGACTTAATAATTATTCTCAGTTAGCGGGATTTGCAAAAGGGAACGATCTGAAATATTTTTTGAAAGAAATTTGTAATATTGATTATACTCACAACATTGATTTAGCACCAACAAAGGAAATATTAGATAATTATAAGACAAAGAAAATAATCTGGTCAGAATATGTAGATCAATTTACTGATCTTTTAGAAAACCGATATATGGCTGAGTATATCTCAAAAAATATTAGTGAATTTGAAAACGCGTGTTTGCTTTGTAGTGAACTGAAACCAGACAAATGTCATCGGAGCTTAGTAGCTGAATATATAAAAAAAAGTTATCAAGAATCAAATTTCGAAATTAAACATTTATAA
- a CDS encoding protease complex subunit PrcB family protein, whose protein sequence is MTRQTIIPISIFVLCMVLLMGCGGAKMGNEDTKPTMSDVDYEIIDIEELELKEKEEIVTWYDDVFDQEGVHSMDGTKGFSKYTYILIADGEKATGGYAIQIESMKGNEDEIRIVAKVREPQKGEFVTQAFGYPHLLLRINQDSRKILLEKQ, encoded by the coding sequence ATGACTAGACAAACTATTATTCCTATTTCCATTTTTGTATTGTGTATGGTGTTACTTATGGGATGCGGAGGTGCGAAAATGGGAAATGAAGATACTAAACCAACAATGAGTGATGTTGATTATGAAATTATTGATATTGAAGAATTAGAACTTAAGGAAAAGGAAGAAATCGTTACTTGGTACGATGATGTATTCGACCAAGAAGGTGTTCATAGTATGGATGGAACCAAAGGTTTTAGTAAGTATACGTATATATTAATAGCAGACGGTGAAAAGGCGACTGGCGGCTACGCAATCCAAATTGAGTCTATGAAAGGTAACGAGGATGAAATTCGGATTGTTGCGAAGGTAAGAGAACCGCAAAAGGGTGAATTTGTAACACAAGCGTTTGGTTATCCGCATTTGCTTCTACGCATTAATCAAGATTCCAGGAAAATACTCCTTGAAAAACAGTAG
- a CDS encoding class I SAM-dependent methyltransferase has translation MNHMHHYNQLDQIFKNKIAFLESKQRERLIPPEALISQMPIQQNHTLLDVGAGSGFFTIPMAESTSSKVYAMDPDRRMLSFIEEKAKEKGLTNIELVPEYIENLSINNDSVDFAMASLILHEVSSLTKALSNIFEVLEIEGHLLCLEYEKDDLIVEGPPMSIRIGSKDLEKALTSTGFTIVKKTKINDAIYTILAVKKGE, from the coding sequence ATGAATCACATGCATCATTACAACCAACTGGATCAAATATTTAAAAACAAAATTGCCTTTTTAGAAAGCAAGCAACGGGAGCGCCTCATACCACCTGAAGCACTTATTAGCCAGATGCCAATTCAACAAAATCATACTTTACTCGATGTCGGTGCCGGCTCAGGCTTTTTTACAATTCCCATGGCAGAAAGCACATCTAGCAAAGTATACGCTATGGATCCTGATAGACGTATGCTCAGCTTTATAGAGGAAAAGGCTAAAGAAAAAGGACTTACTAATATTGAGCTTGTTCCAGAATATATTGAAAACTTAAGTATTAATAATGATAGTGTTGATTTTGCTATGGCATCCTTAATACTCCACGAAGTGAGTTCTCTTACTAAAGCACTTTCAAATATATTTGAGGTTCTAGAAATAGAGGGGCACTTGTTATGTCTGGAGTACGAAAAGGACGACTTAATAGTAGAAGGACCACCAATGTCCATTCGTATTGGCTCAAAGGATCTTGAAAAAGCATTGACATCAACTGGTTTTACAATTGTGAAGAAGACTAAAATTAATGATGCTATCTATACTATTTTAGCAGTGAAAAAAGGGGAGTAA
- a CDS encoding nuclear transport factor 2 family protein: protein MLKLIIEADCGNSPEKVFLKEFNIAFAKGDSSFIIDNVSEDITWNFIGNMLIQGKDELAKAFEDMKNDIIEEFTINSIIADGTEGAVNGLLKMEDGRIIAFCDIYKFCSAKGSCIKSITSYVIEIKE from the coding sequence GTGTTAAAACTAATAATTGAAGCGGATTGCGGTAATTCCCCGGAAAAAGTGTTCCTTAAAGAATTTAATATTGCATTTGCAAAGGGTGATAGTAGCTTTATCATTGATAATGTTAGTGAAGATATAACATGGAACTTTATTGGAAATATGCTGATTCAAGGGAAGGACGAACTTGCGAAAGCATTTGAGGACATGAAAAACGATATAATAGAGGAATTCACTATAAATAGTATTATTGCCGATGGAACAGAAGGGGCTGTAAATGGTTTGTTGAAAATGGAAGATGGAAGAATCATTGCTTTCTGTGACATTTACAAGTTTTGCAGTGCTAAAGGTTCTTGTATAAAATCAATTACATCCTATGTAATTGAAATAAAAGAGTAA
- a CDS encoding VOC family protein, which yields MQKIVPHLWFDKEAAEAATWYVSLFEDSSIIGITTLPDTPSGDTEIVDFKLANFRFSAISAGPYFTLNPSVSLMIACGTSEEVDRLHENLSAGGKELMPLDEYPFSKRYAWIEDKYGLNWQIMLVGNTDEHQRIRPALLFSGDACGKAEEAINYYVSTFKEANKGFINHYAPEEAMDKRAKVNYGEVNLYGTQFIVMDHGYGADFTFNEAFSFMVLCENQEEIDYYWDKLSFVPEAEQCGWIKDQFGLSWQIVPANFNEVLMKGTKEEVKRVTEAFLKMKKFDLAALEKARLG from the coding sequence GTGCAAAAGATAGTTCCGCATTTATGGTTTGACAAAGAAGCGGCTGAGGCGGCGACATGGTATGTAAGCTTGTTTGAGGATTCGAGTATCATTGGCATTACTACGCTTCCAGACACCCCATCAGGTGATACTGAGATTGTTGACTTTAAACTTGCAAATTTTAGATTTTCAGCGATTAGTGCAGGTCCATATTTTACTTTGAATCCATCCGTTTCTCTAATGATAGCTTGTGGTACTAGTGAAGAAGTGGATAGACTTCATGAGAATCTAAGTGCTGGCGGGAAAGAACTCATGCCTTTAGATGAGTATCCTTTCAGTAAAAGGTATGCATGGATAGAAGATAAATATGGTCTCAACTGGCAGATAATGTTAGTTGGAAATACAGATGAACATCAAAGAATAAGACCAGCACTTCTATTTTCAGGAGATGCATGTGGAAAAGCAGAGGAAGCCATTAACTATTATGTTTCGACCTTTAAAGAAGCGAATAAAGGCTTCATAAATCACTATGCTCCAGAAGAAGCAATGGATAAAAGGGCAAAAGTAAACTATGGAGAAGTAAATCTCTATGGAACTCAATTCATAGTTATGGATCATGGCTATGGTGCTGATTTTACCTTCAATGAAGCTTTCTCGTTCATGGTACTTTGCGAAAATCAAGAAGAAATAGATTATTATTGGGATAAGCTTTCCTTTGTCCCCGAAGCTGAACAGTGCGGGTGGATCAAAGATCAATTTGGACTATCTTGGCAGATTGTACCTGCTAATTTTAACGAAGTTCTAATGAAAGGCACGAAAGAAGAAGTAAAACGTGTGACAGAGGCATTTCTGAAAATGAAGAAGTTTGATCTGGCTGCACTTGAAAAGGCAAGATTAGGGTAG
- a CDS encoding stalk domain-containing protein: protein MTNRLNIQLRFYLLAAFIMTIILIVSVTTTEANTNRDIRVFVDGKSVQFPDVKPYIDVNNRTLVPLRAAGEAAGASVEWNGYLNQVTLMKGNRTVVLTANSSIYTVNGQALMMDTSMVYNKPLGRNYVPLRFVMEGLGAEIEWQMVDKTDVIYAFTLYQSQDLKQSMKIDINHAVKKENLLNNKSFQDFRKMLISLPSHLGSGSNVLSYVQYYLQVPSDFYKNTSIEYFKNQPVYTQKMDNDLIEYLARFEYADKVSVLTYHHLLKASENTKFQNNSAVISVESFEEQMKVLHENRYQAYDLAVLEDYVKGKIKLPKHSVFITFDDGYLSNYVYAYPILKAYDYKATIFVVTGMLNSYPDSFNADKLNFISWQELDKHRDVFRIEGHTHDLHKLTNNVSHLVSQPSEIVRNDLLLSRQLIDGKYFAYPYGQVDATVINLLKQTGYTMAFTNRLGTVSPGNDIYVLKRYGIYPNTSVYDFKGYVGIPQW, encoded by the coding sequence ATGACTAACAGATTAAATATACAATTGCGCTTCTATCTTTTAGCTGCTTTTATAATGACAATCATTTTAATAGTTTCAGTTACTACGACGGAGGCGAATACAAACCGAGATATTCGTGTGTTTGTCGATGGAAAGTCCGTGCAATTTCCTGACGTAAAGCCTTATATTGACGTGAACAATCGAACTTTAGTACCGCTTAGGGCAGCAGGGGAAGCGGCTGGTGCTAGTGTCGAGTGGAATGGTTATCTAAACCAGGTAACATTAATGAAAGGTAACAGAACTGTGGTGCTAACAGCAAATTCCTCCATTTATACTGTCAATGGACAAGCGCTCATGATGGATACGTCAATGGTCTATAACAAGCCTTTAGGACGTAACTATGTTCCGCTTCGTTTTGTTATGGAAGGTTTAGGTGCGGAGATTGAATGGCAAATGGTAGATAAAACGGATGTAATCTACGCTTTCACGCTTTATCAATCACAGGATCTAAAGCAATCTATGAAAATCGATATTAATCATGCGGTGAAAAAAGAAAACCTATTAAACAATAAGAGTTTCCAAGATTTCCGTAAAATGCTTATAAGCTTACCTTCCCACCTTGGATCTGGGTCGAATGTTTTGAGCTATGTGCAATACTACCTTCAGGTGCCAAGCGATTTCTATAAGAATACGAGTATCGAGTACTTTAAGAATCAGCCTGTGTACACGCAGAAAATGGATAACGATTTAATTGAATATTTAGCGCGCTTTGAATATGCAGATAAGGTTTCCGTACTCACATATCATCATTTACTAAAAGCTAGCGAAAATACTAAATTTCAGAATAATAGTGCTGTAATTTCCGTAGAGAGTTTTGAAGAGCAAATGAAAGTTTTGCATGAAAATCGATACCAAGCGTATGATCTTGCTGTACTAGAGGACTATGTAAAAGGCAAAATCAAGCTGCCGAAGCATAGCGTGTTTATTACCTTTGATGATGGCTATTTAAGTAATTACGTGTATGCGTACCCAATTCTCAAAGCTTACGACTATAAGGCAACAATCTTTGTTGTAACAGGAATGCTGAACAGTTATCCTGATTCATTCAATGCCGATAAGTTGAATTTTATTAGCTGGCAAGAGCTGGACAAGCATAGAGATGTTTTCCGTATTGAAGGGCATACACATGATCTTCATAAGCTGACGAATAACGTGAGTCATCTCGTCTCTCAGCCAAGTGAAATTGTTAGAAATGATTTGTTACTAAGTAGACAACTAATAGACGGTAAGTACTTTGCCTACCCATACGGGCAAGTCGATGCCACTGTGATTAATCTATTGAAACAAACTGGCTATACTATGGCATTTACGAATCGCTTAGGAACGGTTAGTCCAGGGAATGATATATACGTGTTAAAGCGCTATGGAATATACCCAAATACAAGTGTCTATGATTTTAAAGGCTATGTAGGTATTCCTCAGTGGTAA
- a CDS encoding ArsR/SmtB family transcription factor — MDKNQVINCSHDHKCLDGHSCSHDNKCSSEQALHAVIKDMPDDVFFLRLEELFKAMGSQTRLKIIYSLMGAKELCVEHLAETVNMSVSAISHQLRGLRQLRLVKARKEAQSVYYSLDDDHVALLFDTARSHLSEEEGC, encoded by the coding sequence GTGGATAAGAATCAAGTAATTAATTGTTCTCATGATCATAAGTGTCTAGATGGTCATAGCTGCTCTCATGATAACAAATGTTCCAGTGAACAGGCGCTTCATGCTGTAATTAAGGATATGCCTGATGATGTTTTTTTCCTTCGTTTAGAGGAATTATTCAAAGCTATGGGTAGTCAAACACGACTAAAAATTATTTATTCATTAATGGGAGCTAAGGAGTTATGTGTTGAACATTTGGCGGAAACGGTCAACATGAGTGTCTCTGCGATATCCCATCAGCTACGGGGACTTCGCCAATTGCGCTTGGTCAAAGCTAGAAAAGAAGCCCAAAGTGTGTACTACTCTTTGGATGATGACCATGTAGCATTACTATTTGATACAGCGCGTTCACATTTATCTGAGGAGGAAGGTTGCTAG
- a CDS encoding RrF2 family transcriptional regulator, whose protein sequence is MKYTKATNYALHIMAYFVKQEGKDNLSLQPLANHMNISPTYLSKILTQLVKADLIQSTPGVNGGYSLRKPKTEISFYDVIQAIEGSGALFTCEMGDNRTCQIEMVMRDAEEKMVNQLKEKRIYDIV, encoded by the coding sequence ATGAAGTATACGAAAGCAACGAATTATGCCTTGCATATAATGGCCTATTTCGTTAAGCAAGAAGGAAAAGACAATTTAAGTCTTCAGCCGTTAGCTAATCACATGAATATATCACCTACCTACCTGTCCAAGATACTAACTCAATTAGTCAAAGCTGACCTTATTCAGTCTACACCAGGAGTAAATGGAGGTTATAGTCTTAGGAAACCTAAGACTGAAATAAGCTTTTATGACGTAATCCAAGCCATTGAAGGTAGCGGAGCGCTTTTCACTTGTGAAATGGGCGATAATCGCACTTGTCAAATAGAAATGGTCATGAGAGACGCCGAAGAGAAAATGGTGAATCAGCTTAAAGAAAAACGTATTTATGACATTGTGTAA
- a CDS encoding SPFH domain-containing protein: MEILLIVILVFIVITVSNVRIVPQAKSYVIERLGGYHSTWGVGIHIKIPLIDRIANKVSLKEQAIDFAPQPVITRDNVTMQIDTVIFFQITDPKAYTYGVDNPIRALENLSATTLRNIIGDMELDSTLTSRDTVNVKMRAILDDATNPWGIKINRVELKNIIPPQEIQKAMERQMKAERERREKIIQAEGEKMSLVLVAEGQRAAMILDAEGKKLSMILDAEGKKEAAIREAEGEAQAILTVQEATAKGLQMIKNVQADESLLRLKSLETFAAVADGQATKIIIPSEIQNMAGLLTSLTEVAKDKK, translated from the coding sequence ATGGAAATACTATTAATTGTAATTTTGGTGTTTATTGTTATAACTGTGTCTAATGTTCGTATTGTTCCGCAAGCGAAATCCTATGTTATTGAAAGGCTAGGCGGCTATCATTCCACATGGGGAGTTGGCATTCATATTAAGATACCGCTAATTGATAGAATTGCCAATAAAGTATCACTAAAAGAACAAGCGATTGATTTTGCTCCACAGCCTGTAATTACTAGAGATAATGTAACGATGCAGATTGATACGGTAATTTTCTTTCAAATTACTGACCCAAAAGCGTATACATATGGAGTCGATAATCCAATTCGTGCACTAGAGAACTTATCTGCTACGACATTGCGTAATATTATTGGTGATATGGAATTAGATAGCACATTGACATCTAGGGATACTGTAAATGTAAAGATGAGAGCAATTTTGGACGATGCAACAAATCCATGGGGAATTAAAATCAATCGAGTAGAGCTGAAGAATATTATTCCTCCGCAAGAGATCCAAAAGGCTATGGAAAGACAAATGAAAGCTGAGCGAGAGCGCAGGGAGAAAATCATTCAAGCAGAAGGTGAGAAAATGTCGCTTGTATTAGTTGCGGAAGGCCAAAGAGCAGCAATGATTCTCGATGCCGAAGGTAAAAAGCTTTCTATGATTTTGGATGCGGAAGGAAAAAAGGAAGCAGCTATTCGTGAAGCTGAAGGGGAAGCACAGGCAATTTTAACCGTTCAAGAGGCTACAGCTAAAGGGTTACAAATGATTAAAAATGTGCAAGCAGATGAAAGTTTATTAAGACTTAAGAGTCTTGAAACCTTTGCTGCTGTTGCAGATGGTCAGGCGACGAAGATTATCATACCTTCTGAAATTCAAAACATGGCTGGATTACTGACGAGTCTTACTGAGGTAGCTAAAGATAAAAAATAG